The Bombus vancouverensis nearcticus chromosome 5, iyBomVanc1_principal, whole genome shotgun sequence genome segment tcctcttgttttctcttctgcttcgtaaccctcttcctcctccttgtcttcctttttccctttctcttcttACCTCTCTTTCCCTTTCGAATTCTAACAAGTATTAGTAGTTCACAGTAACGTTTTAACTTTCTTGCAAAACATGGAACGAACGTAATACACCAACTTTTCTTtcacgtataaattttctacttTTGTTTCCCGTTGTTTTACATATCGTGCATGTACTTAAGAATTAATTCTGTACGGAAAGTTTAATCGACGAGGCTCgagtttgccttcttcttctcctgtttttctttttctttcctttccctttttgGGGGACAGTAGAAAATGCAGAAATACAGGACAAGATCACGCAACGGATGTAAAATCTTTTTCTCTCGTGTGTGGCGTGTAGAAATTATACGGGAAAACTGATAACCGGTGGACGAAAACAAACAAGTACGAAGAAGAAATATGACAAGCAAAATTAACGGTAAATTTCGCATAAATGGAACACTGTAAAAGAGAGGGGAAAATACAATAACGTCCGAAACGTAACGACACGCGGCACCAATTTGTCAGGTTCAGAGCAAAGAGCAAAGCATCGGTGATAGAGTAGCCAATCACAGTGAATACTGACTCGGAATCGGACTGGTTGTGTAGGGCTGCGAAGCACGCACACGCTTTGCCATCCTTTTCTATTGCGGTCGAGCCCCTCTGTAGGTACGACTGCCACTTAACGCGAATGGACGGTTAAAAGACCCTCCTGTGCGAGTCAAGCGGCCACTCGAAACAACTACGATCAGCCTAGGTTCCTCTTACGCGCACCCGTTCATTGCTAACCCCCTCCTCTGATCCTACTTCACTTCCCTTCCCCTTTCCTCCCTTTCGCTGTCTTTCAGTTGTACCTCTGCACGCGCGTGCTCGTGTTCTCTCGCGGCGAACCGTATCGCGAGTCACAACGGAATGGTTATACTCCATTTACTCGTACGTAAAGTATTATGCGGTCCGAAAACACAATTCATCCGAATTTTTCTATTCCGATTCCCTAACACCGTGCCGTTCTGTTCTTGCCGTTTCTTCCAACAAAATTCCAAACTTCAATTTTCCAAATACGGCTATGCAAATCAACCTTTCTCTCCATCATCGAAGAATGAAACTCCGAATCGTGTGTGATCATCCATCTTCTATCATGGAAGCTTTGAAATAATCGGTCAACGGTTTGGGACGATCGTTAGACTCTTCCTCCGTTCCATATTTACCATCAGGCTTTTTATAGGTTAGTTTGTTACTTTGATGAATTCTATCGAATCGAATCAACGTAAATTAATATGTACGTCAAACCGATTTTTATGTATCTAGTACTTACAATTAGCGAAGCAAAGAATATCGAGCAAAGATTCCATGAAGAAAATTAACGTTAGTAAGAAAAGACAGAAACGGGAGAAAGATGAAATGTCCTTTTCCGACGAACGGACCACGATAGGGTTGAGCTATAAATAACTCGACAACTTCTCTGAAAACGGAAAGTAGCTCGCCTTCGAGTTCCGTAGCAAATTCCCAGAATAGCTTTCTGGATCGGTGTTTGTTCGTCCctccgttcgttcgttcgttcgttcgttcgttcgttctttcGTTTGCCCGGTCGCTCGGTCGGTCgatcggtcggtcggtcggtcagTCGGTCGGACGCTTGGCCGGTCGCTAGTATACCATGTGCGATTATGATGGTAAATAATAAGCGGTTACGTTGGTTATTTTCCTAACGTCACTTACACGATCGCCTTCTTgtatcattttttaataataaataaatgataaaactaTTTAAATGGTGCTCTTGGATCGTCTACGTAtctatgttttcttttttcagtTTTCAACCTATCGATTTAACCTATGTGACATTTCGTAATTACGTAATCCATAAATCATTAGAGATCATATCGTTTATCGATGTAATCAATATGCTTATCGGCTGTTACTAACGAATTATAATTATCGCATAGCATAGGTTTCCAACGATTATCGAAAGAGATTTTGCCACTAACAACACACTATGTTATTTACAAACGTTAATTGTacgttttaaaatttcaatatatataaaatataaatacagtTCATTGTTAGTAATCGAAACgcgattttatgattttatcaCGTTATTTTTTGTAGATATGACCTAGCTCTTAGACAGCACCTAATTTTAAACATCCCATGTTTATCCTAATTTTCATCACTCTCGATATTTATCACTTAGACAGATGATAACATATAAAAGATATTTACACCCGTTTTTCTGTATTTAACCACTTATAAGCCCCTTTTCTCCATTCTCCGCTGCAATATTTCCTTCCTCGAACAGTTCTGACACTCTTTATATTCTATTCTCCTGTTCTTTAACGATTTGACTATCGACCTTCATCGTTGGGAGAAGATTGTGTAATGATTAATGGATAATGCTTATCGTGTGGagtatatgaaagaaaaatatgtatatatatacaagtcATGTCaagtatataaaagaaaaatatgtatagATATAGTAATATATTAGATATCGGTACAGTAATAAGAAAAAACTCGGTAAACGATTTTGACTCGTTGAAACATCCAACAGTTGAAATGTGCTCACGGTTCATTCGAAAGCGTGCGTCAACATGATTCGTTGATGACGTTTACGATATCACTCTCGAACGACCGTGCCAAGATGCAATTGATATAAATTAAAGCGGACAATTAGAGAAAGTGAGAGAACGTCGTTCTTTTCTCGATATATCTCATTGGGTAGACAGCTGGCCGTATATACACGTTATTTTGTTTCAGTTATTTGTCTCTCAAGTCTTGGACGACCATTTATTCGATGGCGTGCTTCTGTATTTGAAAATGGAACGTGACTGTAACAGTCAAACGCGGTTAAACTAGCTCTCTTTAATTCAAGCCAAAAGAAAAACAGCCATTCAAACTTTTCATGTTCTAGTTATCCATCTTGTGTCTCTTATCCATGATTTCTATATAAGTTTTATAAAACccgagagaaagaaagactaTGTGGCGTGTGATACATCCTTTCGACTTTCGAAACGATCCGATTCAATTTGACCCGACCCTAGTTCGATTCGAATCCATATACAATTCGTTTTGATTCGATTCGACCCGACTTGTGTTCTTTTATATCCTGTTGCGTTCGATTTTCTTGCTCCATTCCCTAGTCACGACACGATACGCGATACTCGAGACACTTAGACATGCGACACTCGACACTCGACACTGAATACCGAGGACGAATCCAGACCTTAAAGACAATGACAACGTTACGGTATAGAGTTTTCTCCAAAACCAGAACTTTGCTGTCGATCGAGATAACAATAACTAGAAAGTGAATCTTTGAGTCGGTATCTCGAAAGACATACCTTGATACGGTCTTCCTTGAATGACAGTAACAGCACAACGAACTGAATCCTTCTGATCTAGGCGTCGCGGCGTTCCGCGTCTAATATACACCTCTCGGCGGGTGTTCGGTGCGCGCGTCCTTCTCTTTCAGGGAGAACCCCTTTCTTCGCCACCCCTTCAACTTGCCCAGAGAATCGCTGCGTTATCGCTCAGCTTCGAGTTACCTCCCTCGGCACCACCAGCTGCCCGCCTAATTGCGAACAGGCAGAAATAGAGCCTGCAATCTTCTTCCTTGCAAATAACGAGTAGCTTACGTCTTGTTCGTCACgagctctttctctctctctctctctctctctctctctctctccctccctcacTCTTTcctttgatttcttctttctcttttccttttttcccttgTCTTCGTTTCTTTCCGTTACCCTCCCTTCTTGTTATCCTCCATCACCTATCTAGCTTTCCTGTCCGTTCCCATCTTCCTCCCGCCTTCGCTTCGTTTCCTacgattctttctttctttctttctttcttccttccttctctctttccttcttctttattttctttccagTCATCTGCCATCGTTTCAATTAActttttcaagattaaatgTAGACGCGTGACGCAATGTTACGAGCTATATTTCGAAAATTGACGATAGCAAAGGATGATACTGTAGGCGTTGACGAGAGAATAAAAGACAGTTGATCAACGATAATTTTGGGATACACGTGGAACGGCAAAGAAATTGCCTTGAGTACACGTGCCATTGAGTTGCTCGCTGAAATCGAGGATACTGCGAGGGTGCCGCAGGGACGCCACGGTGGTATCGGATCAGAGACTACTATAACCAACAAACACATGCATTGTACAGATAGCTTCGTTTGATGGTGTTTGAAAAGAGTAAATGTTTTTCAACTCACCTGTGACCCTATTCTCAACAATATGCGTTTTACGCTCCTTATTTCCATAAAAGAAGACAGATTTTACCCGCGTAGTAATCTTTGTTCTTATACCTTCCACtagtctttttttttctttttttcttttcaggaTTCCTTTTCTTCGCTAAAGGACGAACAGTTACAGAAGAAGCGTGGAACAAGGAGATATCGACGATGCACGTGGCAGAAAATGTTTTCGTATCGTACGCTTCCTTGACGGAAGGGACGATGGTTTCACATGGCTATTCTGGCGTCTTAGTCGCAGAACGTTGGGTACTTGCACACGGTTCCATGCTGGCCCCAGTTTTATCTCGATCCCGGgatttccttcgtttctttacAGTTTTAAATTCCGGAGATTTAGCCACGGCTCGAGCATCGGAACAGTTGTTCGATGATTTAACGTTTCAGATACATCGTAACCATTCGTTAAAGGAATCAGGAAAGTTAGTAGCCGTTTGGAAATGTCCTCTTTTGGAGGAAACACTGGAgaattctttgaaaaattttaccttCGAGAAACAACACGACTTTGATCGTCTTTTATTACCTGTCTTCTTGATGATCAAATGCAAATCGTTCGaattaagcgacgaaacaataGGACGAGAAAAAGACTCGACATTCGTAGAAAGTAAGCAGCTGGGCGGAGAATCAGAAGTAACGGATAAAGCGAAAGTTAAACAAGTTTTACTTCAACTTGCGAAACAAGCTGCTGTCGGCAAAATTACAAAAGGAGCTATCGTTGAATTAGTCTCGACGCCGTTTGGAAATGCATTTTTTATCGACTCGGTGAGTCGCGGAATTATTGGAAACTTACTTGGAACCAACCAGTGTCTCATTGTAATCGACGTGACTAGCTTCCCTGGATGCGAAGGTAGTCCTGTATTTTTAATCAACGATTGgtaattcatttattatattttcagcCGTTTGCCCTTTGAATTTATTCTTTCGTTGCACTTGCTAACATTTCGTATAATCTTCAAGTGGCCGAAGAAATATTTGCGGCATGGTAATTGCGTCATTAAGCCGGTACCGCGGAGAATGGGTAAATTGTACTTTCGCTGTGAACCTGTTATCATTGTTGAAACGAATTCTCCAAAGTCGTGTCTTGAAAGATGATCCTCGATGTTTGTCCTGCAAGATTTTACCTTTCACATGGCGGAGTCTGCCCGAAATTGGTACGCATGcacttttcctttctttctcattAGCGATGTTCACTCTTGAACTCTACGGGTCTCTATATGTAACTTTATGGACAATCATTGGTTCGTCCTTTGTTCAGACACCCTTGAAAAAAGTATCGCGATCGTAAAGTGTGGACCGAACTGGGGCACCGCTACTTTAGTAGACGAACAAAGCGGAACATTCATAACGTGCGCACATGTTGTTACAATGGTATACaagtctttcttttttctttccttatttCACTTTTTCCTCTCTAAAGTTATTGGAAAAGTCGCCGTGGATTTCTTCGTATCGCGAATCACGAATctattttaatctttttatttaatcatttctaGGCAccagaaagaaaaattaaacttgCAACCTGCATTATGTCGCGCACAGACGAGTTCGAATGGTTTGCAGAAGCAAATTTGATATATAAAACACCAACGGAACGACCTTATGATATTGCTGTATTGAAGATCGATCTAAAGTTCAAAGAACCTTCGATGAAGGCTATCGAACTTGCTGATACAGATGCACAGAAGGGTAAGGCGCTTAAAAATTGCATACTTTCTTTCTAACTTCCAGCTAGCTCTACAAGCTCCGCGTTTAAATACcataatatgaaaataaaaatacaaaaacgaaagaaattcgtTAGACATAATGCTGGTGTGAGctaaaatggaaaaagaaaagcatATTGGTGTCATCACTAGCGCAGTTCGTATTAACAGTTATACGTTCGGTTATATCAAGAATCGAGACTTTTTTGTAACGCATCCACACCGTTGGAGGTTATTCCGGTTGGTTAACGGTAATGAAAATAAGAATTAAGAATATAGGAAGATCATGGAGTAGAAGGCGACGTTGTGGCGCCGTACGTTGCAAGGGAAAGCAACACTGACCTTCTTTCATTGACGGAAAAATAACTAGGTCTAAATTGAGCCAATTGATCGTTGAGGGGCTGAATCGACGTTTCGTTGATATCGAACAAATGTTGCGAACATCCATCCCTCTTCCAAGCTCTCTCGCTATTCATCCAACTATCCATCtgccttttttcttccttccgcTCGTCTTTCAAACTCCCTTCAATTGAGTCTAATGAGCCTCTATTATTAACTACGAATTGGGTACAAATACTAACCAAATTAAAAGGATTTCTTTGGACATTTGTTCCACACATACAAGTGCGCACATACACGACTACACGTGTATATAAAGATGTACATATCTCCCATGTTGAACGTTGATAATCATAAGCTATGACAGAATAATATGGTTTTTTCGTAGGGGAAGAAATACTTTCTATAGGATTTCCAATCTCCTTGAAAGGACGGCCTACCATCAGCAGCGGAATAATATCAAAAACCTGGCGACACATGTTTCAAACCAATTGTTGCGTGCACGGTGGCGTTAGCGGTGGACCCATTGTTCGACGCGCCAATTTTAAAATGTTAGGGATAGTGGTTTGCAATGTTGCTTTATCGAACGATTCTGTTTTATATCCACGATTGTGCATGGCAATACCGACTACTGTTTTTAAGAAACCACTGGATGATTATCTACGAACTGCTGGTACTATACATACCGATTCGCtaaaatcttttctttttttttacttttacattaattctatgaaaaatgaaatgttATTGCGAAATTTTCAGATCCTAAAGCGTTAGAAGGATTGACCCAATATGATAAGAGCGTTGCAAGCACTTGGAATTTTACTCCTTTTCTTCCCTCaagtatgtaatatataaaCTGTGTTAAACaaagtaaatataatatatcgaaGAAAAGAAGGCCTTTATTCGTTCGATGATCAATTTCAACAGATTAAAATCAACTTCATGCAATTTTATAATGTGCTACTTAACGAAATTTAAACGTTTAGATATAGCGTATATATCGTTATGCGGGATCTATTTCTCTAGATAAAAACACCAAATAAAAATAAGTAGAATACTTTATCGGAAtaaatttaatgtatattttgtataatttcgtGATATACTTTCATGCTAAATGTCAAATGGAACATTAAGCatttaatttctataaattcCATTCGTTAATTTACGTAGAACAATTGTAGTACCTTATTTTGTTTATATCAGAAGAtacgaaaaataaaagaacatgTTACAAGATAATTAGGCATTTGTTCATTGATCAAATGATAATTGCAgcgaatttattatttaaatatagatAAAGGATGCCTATGGGTAAATGCTGTACTTGTTTTCCTgataaaaaaatttcatccgaATAAGGATTTTAAGAAATCTGTTCTATCTGTTACAGGTTCGTTTTCCTTTTTGCTTCTAATTTCAACATCGGTATCCCTCTGTTTTATCTCAGGCGGTATAAAACTACTATATCCATCTTTTTGTACTTGACGTAGCTTCCTACTTCTATCGATATTGTGCGAATAGAAGTTTGCTTCTCGTTTTGCCTGTGCAATTTCAGTTCGTAATCTTTGTTTATGTACAGCTCGTTCATAAGCTAAACGTTCGCTTAAGTGAAGCCACTTGAATCTAATAAACACAATATAAGATTAAATTATTCCTACATAATAAACTACAGTCATGGTTTAAAAAGCAATTTGTTACCTTGGTAGATACTTTATATTCCAAATAGCATCGTAAAATTTGCTTCTTTTTCTAGATGAGATGTGTGTATTGTTCAATATAGTCACAACATATTTTGCTACTGCCTTACTTTCAAATTCAACCCAACCTTCTGTAAACAACCTTGTACcaactttctttcgtttctttgttTTATCATCCCGTCCCAGTTCTGTATGGAAAAAACATAATGCATATTCGTCTATAAAAAAgtcttataatatatattatcagAAGATCAaacaaatattgttttaaaaccGAAAATACCTTTGACTACTTATTAAATAGAGGTTATGCTATATATAAGTGGGACATTTATCAGACTACCTTATTGTTTTATCCGTAATGACTAACCATTTTCTGCTAACTGTAAATAGATTCTTCCAACTTTTCcgtatatagaaaataattcacGAATTTTCGTGATATTCATGTATTTAGGTATATTAGATAAATATACAATTCCAggtttttttcttttcactttCGATGTATTATCGAGTTTTACATCCTCtatattttcaatgttttcCACTTCCATATCCATATTTTGTAAGCACGAATAAGTAAGAGTAAGAACTAATGCTATCTTGTGCGAGTAACAAACTTTAGATGACACATGCGACACTGCAACACACAAACGTGGTTCTTCGGTACTCCCTGCTTCTTGCTTTGCTATACTTTCATCTATCCAATTTTTAGATAGCCGTTCTCTACTTCTAATTTATCGTTATTCCAAGTTTGGCATCAAGCTTAATACGATCTATCAAATATGCTAGAGACGAAAGAGatgaaaattgattttttattatttaactcatatgtacgatatatgataataaataaGACATATCTCTATTGTTCTTTTTTAGAATATGTCTTCGACTATATAAAAATTTCCGTTTTCGCCTAAGATTTAacaagaaaaatgagaaaaaatagGTCAGGATATGTATATACAATGTAATTTATAACTGTGATTGAAAATTCTCTATATTATGATCAAACATCATTTCTTACAATTAGGTAGAGAATTTGGAATACGAGAATAGTATCGGTGAAAAGTGTAAAAGCTAATGATAGCATAAACTGGAAACTGATGTACTGCAAATGAGAAAAATGAGAAACAGTTATGGAactaagaaaaatgaaatttttatatcgtcAGCCACGATTAAATGTGGTGTATTTAGCGCGGCACATATAGCGCTAGTGGTTTGCTCTTCTTGTTGTTGCGCAACGAGGAGCGCGCAGCGTCTCAGTATGTGCAGGAAGGTACAAGTGCGTTCGTAACATCATGTATCGTTGAAAAAGTCATTATTTTTCTGCTAGTTACGTTATTTTGACCAAAGTTTCGCTGATGAAGTTCCATACAAGTAATTCTCCTATGGAATAACTTAATAACAACGAAACAACGACGGATGTCTGAAAATTTTCGGGGAACGTTACTTGGCTGAATCAAACAAAATGGCGACTATCCTTTTCTTGGCGGTACTGTTTACTTGACCGTGAACGTTATGTTCTTTACAAAGTGTGACATTAAAGGTGTTGTGTATTTAACTACTCTGCTATTAATTAATATCACtttaatttgatatttaaaaaaaaatcttgtGCTGTTTATTATTTTCAACACCATTTTCGCAATCGTGCATTAATAGAGTAGGTAACAACGCGACAAACACGAATAAAACGATAATACTACATATGTATGTGGttatgagtgtgtgtgtgtgtatataccatagtttttttattacttgctattttattttttctccatTTCTTCTGATTTTTGATATTGATGTATCTTAAAAAATTTATTCTGTGAGATTCGCAACCTATTTCGATGTCTTACCCGGCAGCTTCAATTACATAGCaacgatatttcattttcattcaaCTAAGAACGTGGCGAATTAATTGGCATTCTTGTTTATCTCTTCTACTATCGATGCTTGTTCGAATGTTTGCTCTTCTATTTTAGAAGTGTATATAATCTTTCATTCTTTCGGATACAACGACTTATTGCTGAAACGGATGCAACATCTTGCAATTGTCCTTTTTGACAAGACGGTTTGATTAAAACAGTAAATACCGCGACAGTAATTTAGCTTAGAAAAAAATGTCTAGCTCGTACATTATCGAGCCACAAGAGAGCGGATCAGGAAAGAAGGATGATACATTAATTATCATTGTCAATGATGATGGTACTATATCCGTCGACCAAGAAACTTTGCAGACTTTAATTAGTAAGTTACATTATTTGGATAAGTTGGATTGTCAActgtaaatattgaatattcgTATTGATTTTCAGTGAATCAATCTAATGCAAATGTCAGCGTTGTTAGAGTAGGACAAGCAGAGACAGACACAGAAAATGGAGATATTACATTAACTGTAGATCCTCCAATGTTTACATCTGCTGCAATTAATTCTGGTGGTACATCTACTGATGCAACCAGTTTAGTCGATCCTTTTATGGAAATGGATCCAGAACAGTTGGAACGATTAGAGACAGCTTTACAAAGTGAAGAGGCAAAACAAATTCTTGGAGAAAATGTCACAGCTATGCttggtatttttattattattattattattattattattattattattattattattattgttgttgttgttgttatttctattctataatatactgtattgttaaaattatattattcatacCACCTTTCCATTCATATATATAGCAATCGCTACATTTTATAGATATGTTAACAGTAGAGGAACAACAAAACTCTATAAGATATAGCGTTAAGTTGGATCACTGCTACACAAGTAGATTATCACCTTCTGATCCAAAACCGAGGGATCCATTGCCTGTTATCGATTCACCTACTTCCGACGATGGATTACAATACTCGCATCAACATTCACCTGCTCCTGGAACATCCAAAACATCGTCCCCTGTCGGCGAAGCTGAGAATACTGTCGTGATCAAGCCAAAGGCTACAACCAAAACTGTGAGTATTTAGGTAGTTTGAGAGAACCGAATTAGTCAATTGTTACGATATTTATCTTAGGGCAAACCAGTTGGTCGGCCGCGAAAAAATATCCCCCCGACTCCTGTTCCTACCTGTAATAGCAACACGAGATCGTCGACCAATATAGCAAGTACGCCTAAATCTCTCGGACACCCGGTTCCAAGGAATTTATTGCAGCAGGGTGTTGGAAAACGTAATCATACTGTGCTGTTCCATCAAATTTATCAAAAACACTATTGATATCATAATAGCTCTTATTACTCTTCTTTCTTTGGTTAGATCAAGGAAAATCTAATGACGAGGATGAAGAAGAGTTAATGTCATCCAGTGAATCATCCGAGTCAGAACCACCATCTGACAATGATTCAGATTTTGGTCCACGAGGTCCTAGAAGAGGTGGTATAAGAGCTAGAGGCGGTAGGAAAGGGCTTACTACCAGAGGAGGAAGTATGGTAGCTACTCGTAGAAGAGGGCCCAACAAACAAATGGATATGGAACAAGTTCGCCGATTAGATATGGAAATGGCTGCTGCTGTAAATGCCATGAAGAGTCcagagaaagatgaaaaatcagGTATGAGAGTAGCAACGCGAGTCATGACTATATGTTCTATGATAGTTATTTGCATAAAATGACAATAAGGCGCGTGAACTAATGGTAGATTAAAGACggttttatcttttctttcgaTAGGAGGATTTGGTTTCGTTAAAGGCAAGAGACAGCTTAAAACCGTTATTGGTCGGAAGAAAGAGGAATCGCAACGCAACGAATCGTCTTCGATAATAAATCAAGATGTGTCGGTTAATTTTGAAAAACCGCTGCAGACGACGAACCAAGTTAAAGCGAATTTGATCAATGCTAATATGGTTAAAGGCGACATGATTCTCACAAAACCAGGACAGGGAAGAGCTAATCAAAAAGTTACTTTTGTACAAAAGCAAGTGCTTATGAAGTCGAATGACCTTAAAAATATCGACGTAAAGAAGCAGGTGATTCTTCCTAAAGggaaattttttaatcaaaCCGGAACCAAGTTCTTCGCGACCAAAGATGGCAAACTGGTCCAAATACCTGTAACTACTAAAACTATAACGTCAAACTTATCGATAACGCAAATGAAAGGAGTGATACCACAAGTGTCATCAACACAACAGCCTGCCATGATACAAACTCAGATTTCAAATGTGCAACAGCAGCAATCGCAACAGTTGGCTAAAGTGACGACGCCTGCTgttatttcaaaaattaaatcTTGCGAtccgaagaaagagaaacgaaaatcTGACGGTCTGGAAAGTATTACGAAAATAGAAATCGATACCAATAAAACAACAGAGATCAAAGTTTTTGATGGTTAGTAAGAGTAGCTTATTTACCTGTAATACCTTATTTCCCCTATATATTATTCTCATTGATTATCTTACTCAATACACtagatatatgaaatatttcactTAAATTTTAACCTGCTTTTAGGTATGAAAAAACATGCAAAGAAAGAGAATCGTAAATCACCAGCGTACATGGTGGATACTTTAGGTCCTGCTCTTTTTTCAACCCCAGATATTATTCGTCGTGTTGGTTCGAATGGTGATTCGAAAGTACAAGAAAATATAGTAACACCGTCTGTAGCTGTTGTCTCTTCTGGAAATTCTCTTATGCAAGTAACACATTCACCGTCATCATCGTCGACATCACCCATAACATCAAATCGTTCAGGTTTGTACTTGTATATGtagaaaaaaaattgttatacgttcaaaattattcaaaattttgtGATTAAAGGTATTATTTCTATGTCTTCCGACCGAACTACACATTCTGAAACTTCTATCTCCACGGAAAAGCGAGAAAGTCACGATTGTTTGGTAGAAAATCATGAAGCAGAGTCTAAGCCGGGTGTAAAATCAAACGCATCAGAAGAATTACAACCAGCTCTGGATT includes the following:
- the LOC117158560 gene encoding peroxisomal leader peptide-processing protease isoform X5, with translation MHVAENVFVSYASLTEGTMVSHGYSGVLVAERWVLAHGSMLAPVLSRSRDFLRFFTVLNSGDLATARASEQLFDDLTFQIHRNHSLKESGKLVAVWKCPLLEETLENSLKNFTFEKQHDFDRLLLPVFLMIKCKSFELSDETIGREKDSTFVESKQLGGESEVTDKAKVKQVLLQLAKQAAVGKITKGAIVELVSTPFGNAFFIDSVSRGIIGNLLGTNQCLIVIDVTSFPGCEGSPVFLINDCGRRNICGMVIASLSRYRGEWVNCTFAVNLLSLLKRILQSRVLKDDPRCLSCKILPFTWRSLPEIDTLEKSIAIVKCGPNWGTATLVDEQSGTFITCAHVVTMAPERKIKLATCIMSRTDEFEWFAEANLIYKTPTERPYDIAVLKIDLKFKEPSMKAIELADTDAQKGEEILSIGFPISLKGRPTISSGIISKTWRHMFQTNCCVHGGVSGGPIVRRANFKMLGIVVCNVALSNDSVLYPRLCMAIPTTVFKKPLDDYLRTADPKALEGLTQYDKSVASTWNFTPFLPSSSFSFLLLISTSVSLCFISGGIKLLYPSFCT